In the Helianthus annuus cultivar XRQ/B chromosome 11, HanXRQr2.0-SUNRISE, whole genome shotgun sequence genome, one interval contains:
- the LOC110887329 gene encoding putative nuclease HARBI1, with protein sequence MSRRLFTRIANDLAGLDPFFTQRPDARNYEGFTTLQKCTAAIRQLAYGTVADALDEYLQMSARTTRECLYRFCHNVVKLYSKKYLRKPNAYDVQQLYQAHEARHGFPGMLGSIDCMHWGWHNCPTAWRGQYTRGDHGYPTVILEAVASQDLWIWHSFFGLPGSLNDLNVLYQSAIFTDVVNGTGPDTSFTVSGVEYRRGYYLADGIYPSWSTIVKTIPYPEDEKRKKFAKRQEAARKDIERAFGVLRKKWAIVAQRARAFTPKRLRLCMYACILLHNMIIEDEGRAICEYDENASWGNTVPVDPPQQDLNSFSLTNDFTHANLQQDLVEHIWNNVNIVEGDGAEDEDE encoded by the coding sequence ATGAGTCGCCGCTTATTCACAAGGATTGCCAATGATTTGGCGGGGCTAGACCCGTTTTTCACGCAACGTCCGGATGCTCGAAATTATGAAGGGTTTACAACGTTACAAAAGTGTACTGCGGCCATTCGACAACTGGCGTACGGGACAGTGGCCGACGCTTTGGACGAGTACTTACAGATGTCGGCAAGAACTACGCGGGAATGTTTGTATCGGTTTTGCCATAATGTGGTGAAACTGTATAGCAAAAAATATTTGCGGAAACCAAACGCGTATGATGTTCAACAGTTGTACCAAGCGCATGAAGCAAGGCACGGGTTTCCGGGAATGCTTGGTAGCATTGATTGTATGCATTGGGGGTGGCATAATTGCCCGACTGCGTGGCGCGGCCAATATACGCGAGGTGATCACGGCTATCCAACTGTGATACTTGAAGCTGTGGCATCACAAGATTTGTGGATATGGCATTCTTTCTTTGGTCTCCCTGGTTCACTCAACGACCTTAACGTGTTATACCAATCGGCCATCTTTACCGATGTCGTTAATGGAACGGGACCGGACACAAGTTTTACAGTTTCTGGGGTTGAGTATAGACGTGGGTATTATCTTGCTGACGGGATATATCCGTCTTGGTCTACAATTGTGAAGACTATTCCGTATCCCGAGGACGAAAAACGGAAAAAATTTGCCAAGCGTCAAGAAGCTGCAAGAAAAGACATCGAACGCGCTTTTGGTGTCTTACGAAAAAAATGGGCCATCGTTGCACAACGGGCACGTGCGTTCACCCCAAAAAGGCTGCGTCTTTGTATGTACGCTTGCATTTTGCTCCATAACATGATTATTGAAGACGAAGGTCGGGCGATTTGTGAGTATGATGAGAATGCATCTTGGGGGAACACTGTCCCGGTTGATCCCCCACaacaggatttaaactcgttcTCGCTAACAAACGACTTCACGCATGCAAACCTTCAACAAGATTTGGTAGAACATATTTGGAACAACGTTAACATTGTGGAGGGTGACGGAGCCGAAGACGAAGACGAGTAG
- the LOC110891088 gene encoding fasciclin-like arabinogalactan protein 17, whose translation MLPTMDSKIYGAVNIFMLFIAFMNVNALQSTQISSNSVLVALLDSHYTELSELVEKALLLQTLEQAVTHHNITIFAPNNEALERQMDPEFKRFLLEPRNLKSLQNLILYHIIPGRVGSHNWPGDGDAVVHHSTLCVGESDNRLPIMKMKSGEKVVGGVAKVVRPDDVIRPDGLIHGIERLLVPQSVQEDFNRRRNLGSISAVLPEGAPVVDPRTHRLRKPAGPAPAGSPPALPVYDALAPGPSLAPAPAPGPGGSHRHFDGESQVKDFIHTLLHYGGYNELADILVNLTSLATEMGKLVSEGYVLTVLAPNDEAMAKLTTDQLSDPGAPEQIMYYHLIPEYQTEESMYNSVRRFGKVQYDTLRLPHKMVAEEADGSVKFGQQEESAYLIDPDIYTDGRISVQGIDGVLFPTMLPSSETTKVSPPVTPKVVTKQRRGKLMEVGCSIAGALGHSC comes from the exons ATGTTACCCACCATGGATTCTAAGATCTATGGTGCAGTCAACATTTTCATGTTGTTCATTGCATTCATGAATGTCAACGCATTGCAGTCAACTCAAATAAGCTCCAACTCAGTTCTCGTTGCTCTTCTGGATTCCCACTACACAGAGCTATCAGAGCTAGTCGAAAAAGCCCTTCTTCTACAAACACTTGAACAAGCAGTCACTCATCATAACATCACCATTTTCGCACCAAATAATGAAGCTCTTGAACGCCAAATGGACCCTGAGTTCAAACGGTTCTTACTCGAGCCGAGGAATCTGAAATCTCTCCAGAATTTGATTCTTTACCATATTATcccgggtcgggtcgggtcacaTAACTGGCCTGGAGATGGAGATGCAGTTGTTCATCATTCTACACTTTGTGTTGGTGAATCCGACAACCGGTTACCGATAATGAAAATGAAATCGGGTGAGAAAGTTGTCGGTGGAGTAGCGAAAGTTGTGAGGCCGGATGACGTCATCCGGCCTGACGGTTTGATCCATGGGATCGAACGGTTGTTGGTGCCACAATCGGTGCAAGAAGATTTCAACCGGAGGAGGAATCTGGGGTCCATCTCCGCGGTTTTACCCGAAGGAGCCCCGGTAGTGGACCCCAGAACCCACCGGTTGAGAAAACCGGCTGGTCCTGCACCAGCCGGTTCTCCACCGGCTCTCCCGGTTTATGACGCCTTGGCACCGGGGCCGAGTCTGGCGCCGGCCCCGGCGCCAGGACCTGGTGGCTCTCACCGTCACTTTGACGGCGAGAGCCAGGTGAAAGACTTCATCCACACGCTTCTTCATTACGGTGGGTATAATGAGTTGGCGGACATTTTGGTGAACTTAACGTCGTTAGCGACGGAGATGGGGAAGTTAGTTTCCGAAGGATACGTGTTAACGGTGTTGGCGCCTAACGATGAAGCGATGGCTAAATTAACTACTGATCAGTTGAGCGACCCGGGAGCGCCTGAACAAATAATGTACTACCATTTAATACCGGAGTATCAAACCGAAGAAAGTATGTATAATTCGGTTCGACGGTTCGGGAAAGTGCAGTATGATACGCTGCGATTGCCGCATAAGATGGTGGCGGAGGAGGCAGATGGGTCGGTTAAGTTCGGTCAACAAGAGGAATCAGCGTATTTGATTGACCCGGATATATACACCGACGGGCGGATATCGGTCCAAGGGATTGATGGAGTTTTGTTTCCGACGATGCTACCATCGTCGGAAACGACAAAAGTGTCACCGCCAGTGACACCAAAAGTTGTTACAAAACAAAGAAGAG GGAAATTAATGGAAGTTGGATGTTCAATAGCTGGAGCACTTGGACATAGttgttga